Sequence from the Panicum virgatum strain AP13 chromosome 5N, P.virgatum_v5, whole genome shotgun sequence genome:
AATGGGGAAAGCTCATCACTGGAGCTACCAAGTCTGGACCTGATCAAGCCAAGCACTTGGACCAGGACCCAGCCAGCCAGGGGAACTGACTGTATATGTTAAAACTGATGCATGTTCGTCAACTTGTCATATTTGGTCAAGCTTGTGCAACCAAAGCTAAAGAAAATGGTATCATGAATTGAGCCTAAGGCCTTCGTATCATCATCACTAGGCTtttgtaaaaaaacaaaaaaaaactaaggcATGTTCTGTTTGGGCTAATGCTGAATGAAAGTGGCTTTCGAAAGATGCTGACGAGAAGCTGCTTCTGGACAACTATCTTTTGGATTGGCTTTTGAATGAATGAAATGGTATAATATGTCATACCACTGACAATACCATCCCTCATAAGCCAGCAAAAGGTCCTCCAGACCATTTCAAAAGCAGGCTGTTTGGTTTGGCATTCTAAGCTGGATGAAGCAAACAAGTACACAAGCTTGTCTTCTATAGATGCAGAATTAGATTTCTTCAAAGAAACTAAAATATCGACAGAAAACTTCTAATGGCACTTGACTTATATAAAAGTATGCATAGTCAACTATGGTGCATGATTTGCAatctataaatataaaattaaaaCTCAACCACGGGAGAGAAGCACCCAGGTTTGACCTCATATGGGGGCCTCAAACTGAACCAGGAATTCTCCAAACATTCAAACTTTTAAAAGAAGAAATTCTAACAAAAATAATACAGGTCTCAGGAATAAATGATCACTCATGTCTAACTTCATGAATATTCTTTCAGAATCAAACCATAGATAGCTAAGGAATATCATAAAACTCAGATACCCATGATGAACTAGATAGAATGGTAAGTAGAGATAGATTGGTAATCCCCTGATTGAACCGTTGCACTCATAGCATTGACGTTTACACTATGCATACCAGTTCATATCTTCTTTAGCTTTAGAACAGTATTACTTCCATAAAAGGCAAACTTAAATCCTGAAACATATAACCAACTTCTAGTCCATAAAAGGTGAACTTAAAAGAGCCATAAAGACTAGTGATTTCCTACAAAGGCTAATGGTGCTTTCAGACTATTAATTCTCCTTTTTTGATGAGACAGAATAGCTCCTGCTCATGTTCCAAAAGAAAAGGGTCGCCAATAGAAAGATCGGATGCCCTGTGGAAGTTCCAACCACGCTCCACTATAGGCCCCGCAAGCAAAACCGTGCATGCTTTACTAGCCAATAGCAGAATAGCTAGAGCTCCCACTAGATCCTGACCCGCTTCAAGGAGTGCTTCACCAGGCAACACAAGTATCAACTTCTGGAGCTCATTCGCTCTCTGCGTTATGAACTTAAGGAATGCTATCTCACTTATGTCCCCTCGAAAATTATGGAGAACCATCTTCTTGATGTGGTTCCACACGCATTCAATTGGACTGAGCTCCTCAAAGAACTCCGCATAGTGCTCGCCAGTTGGTTTGTCAGCTATAGTAGACTACAAAATCAATAAACCATGCAATCAGATGACTATGGTTGatatgatgagaatgccgaatcgaCAGATTGAGTGTGCGTTGTTCTTACCTCCACATGCAGGGTCTCAATGTTGGGAAAACATCTGAGGACGCTGGCAAGCATCCGAACTTCTGTGGAGACACTAAAATTCACCACCAACGCCAAAATCTTGACACTTGGGACCATGGAGCTTGGGCTCAACTTTGTGTCAGCCTGCAATACAATCCATGAATCAGGCACATGAACAAGTCATCATGATATGAAACATATGAGCATACACATGAATATTGTTTCCTCAGGCGTCACCTTGATGACGGTATGCTCAATCTGAAGCTCGTGAGCTCCCAGCTCCAAGTATCCAAGCACCTTCAGCTCAGGTGCACAAGTAATCCTGACCCTCATGCGTGGCTCGTCATCAGACTCATCAAATACAGGAGAGCACGTATGCCACATGATGAGCCGCTCCAGGCAAGGCGCATCCACCAATGCGAGTTCCACCGCCATGGACACCCAAAAGAGGACGCACTGGAGCTTTTTGCCACGAATGCGAACAACCTCTGGCAGGCCGTAGCTGACGACGAGGCCGAGGGTCTCGAGCTCGGGGCTGGTAGCGAGCATGTTGTCGAGGTCGCGGTCCTCGATGCGGGTGTTGAGGAGGACCAACTCCCGGAGGCGAGGGAAGGCGCCAGCCCCGTCGGGGAGGCTGCGCGTGTCCGGGAACTCCCAGAACCCGAGGTAGAGCCGACGGAGCTCGGCGCAGCGGAGGATGTCGGCGGGGAGGGGCATCGGCGGCTGGCTGATGAAGACGAGGTCCTGGACGTCCCCGGCAGCGAGGAGTCGCGACCACTCGTCGAGGTCGAGGTCGCGCTCATGAACCCCGAGGAAGCAGTGGACGAGGTGGACCGTGCGGAGCGGCCACGGGTGGCCCGCGAGGATGCGGCGAATGGCCGCGACGCGCGCGTCCTCACCGCTGGAGGGGAAGAGGTGCGCGTCGTAGAGGACGAGCGGCGTGGAGCGCCAGACGCGGCGCCACCGCGGGGAGAgcgcggcggtgcgcgcggcgtCCTTGATGGGGAGGCGGGAGACGACCTCGCGGAGGAGCTCGTCGGGGAGTGCGCTGATGTGGTCCTCGCCGTCGTGGTCGTCCGCGGCCGACAGCGCGCCGGCCATGGTGACGGCGGGGACGGGGAGGCAGCCCAAGACGCATTGGCGGATCGCGTCCAtggccggcgcccggcggggAGGCCGCAGGCGAGGAGGGTTTTGGTTGGTTTGAGTTCGTACAGgagtggcggctagggtttcgagCTTCCAGCCTCGTGGGCCTGAGCGAGGTCCACGCGGGCCCATTAAGAAGTCGGTCGTGCGAGACACAAAATTCGGCTGCTGAAGTCAAGACTCAAGAAGAGACGGATCAGCACAAAATAAGGTTCGTATTTGACATGTGTTCGCAATCATATTTGATCTTTCACCTGCATTTAGCTTTTAGCATAGAAGTACAGTAGGACATACTCAAGGCCTGTATGGATCCAAATGCTAATAGGTGAAAGCGCTAAACTTTAGCATATGTGTGGATGCTAAtatgtgctaaagtttagcattcAATTTTAACTTGTCCAAACAAACCCTCAGTTTTGTTGCAAAGCATATCAATTTTATTCCAAAGTATATGGAAGAGTATCGCGATGGAAATCGTGATCTACAAAGACCAAAGCTAGGAGTCGTCAGGGGGCTTTCTGCTCTGTGTATCTGCTATTCAAATTTTAGTgtaagggaaaaaggaaaataaaaacagCAGTTATTCTTCTGAGGCGACAAGAATCCGGGTGAGCGAGCGCTCCCGGGCCCCCGGCCGGGCGGACGGATCGAGCGAGCGCGGCCGGAGGGGTTGGGGCACGCGCAGGCCGCGGgacgaccgcgccgccgcgtgaGAGAGGGCCCTGCGTgcggctgttttttttttgatcggAGCGTGCGGCTGTTTTGGAAGGACcgaaggagagagaaggattAGATTAGGGTTTGTGGATGGTTCTCGTATTATATAGTTGAGTTATTGGGCCAATTTAGTTGGGCCGAGGAATAGAGCTATGGGCTTATCTGTTTCATGGACCGGGTTGAACAAATCCATGAGTTTGCGGGTTCGGGTTCTACTATCTCAAACACATGCCTGCAAACCCGACAGATTTGATATCAAACCCATTAACAGACCCACGGGTACAAAATCTGACCCAGACTCGTGTTCTAATAGAGTAAAAACCCATCGAgtttcgggtacccattgccatccctaGACAAGATTTAGCAAGATACTCCAGGTCAGTTGCAAGTAAATCACCAACAAACAACAAGCAATGAAAACCAAGCACCATGCCGTAAGTTTTGCAGATCACAGCTAACATGATTCAGCACTGATTGATTTCTTGATGAAAAAGCATGTTAGATCAGAACACAAACAATGACATTATACATATTAGCATAGAATAAGCTCTCACCACAAATTAAACTGGAAATAACATCCATCCAAGCAAGAGCATAGATTATCTGTAATGGCCAGAATACGTGTTTAGGTGCAGGATAATACTAGTGAAATAACACTGAAGATGACCAACAGATTCCAGGTGTGGATAGCACAACTCAAGCACCAGTCAGCTGAGTGTAGTTAAAGTTGAAAATGAAGTTTAGTTGCAATCAGCAACTGTACGTGCCAAGAAAAATGGAATCACAAAACTTGTAACAGTTTTATTCAGAAGAAACAAATGTCTCTCACACCAAAACAAAACTTTGACAGTAGCTGGTCAACAGTAGGGAACAAAAGGAACACACATTGGAGAAGTATGTTAGGTCAAGAGTGCAAACTAATACATCATTGAACAAACAAATAGTGAGCAAAACAGCATGACACAGTTTTAGCTGCTCAGCCTGCATTTGATCAATAAGCCCCAATTGCCTGATCAAAACCTGAGCCAGGCCAATGACCTATATATGCTAGCACTGGACCTAAAGTCCTAAACATAAGCTTATTCATCCACTGGTCCCAATAAACTCATAATTGGTAAAGTTCACCATGAAATGAAAGGTACTAAACAAAATGGCATCAGCGGCATCCAAAATTATCCATAAGCAGT
This genomic interval carries:
- the LOC120672783 gene encoding F-box/FBD/LRR-repeat protein At1g13570-like, giving the protein MDAIRQCVLGCLPVPAVTMAGALSAADDHDGEDHISALPDELLREVVSRLPIKDAARTAALSPRWRRVWRSTPLVLYDAHLFPSSGEDARVAAIRRILAGHPWPLRTVHLVHCFLGVHERDLDLDEWSRLLAAGDVQDLVFISQPPMPLPADILRCAELRRLYLGFWEFPDTRSLPDGAGAFPRLRELVLLNTRIEDRDLDNMLATSPELETLGLVVSYGLPEVVRIRGKKLQCVLFWVSMAVELALVDAPCLERLIMWHTCSPVFDESDDEPRMRVRITCAPELKVLGYLELGAHELQIEHTVIKADTKLSPSSMVPSVKILALVVNFSVSTEVRMLASVLRCFPNIETLHVESTIADKPTGEHYAEFFEELSPIECVWNHIKKMVLHNFRGDISEIAFLKFITQRANELQKLILVLPGEALLEAGQDLVGALAILLLASKACTVLLAGPIVERGWNFHRASDLSIGDPFLLEHEQELFCLIKKGELIV